The Aerococcus christensenii genome segment TAGGTCGAAAGAAAGCGATGGAAGGCTTTTTCTGCTTCTTCTAAGGAATCAGGAGATTCCATCTCTAATTCAAAATCATTAAAATGGGGGAAATGACAAGCATCGAGGACGAGGGTCTTTCCCTGCCATTCACCACTTAAACGCTTGGTATGAAATCGCCCAAGAATTTGAAGATCGGCCGGTTCGATACCTAATTCGACTAAGACCTCTTGGACATGAGGTCCGATTTCTAGCTGTCCAGTTTGCCAGATCGTTTGTCCAAGAGGGAGAGGGAGAGAATCGGTCACTTCTTTGGATTGGGCAGAATTGAATTTTTGTTTAAAGGTTAGATGGGCATAAGAAGGGGTAAGACGCAGACGTAAAGCCGCGTGCGCTTCTTTGAGTTGCCCAGATGCGGTATCAAAATAGAGATTATTCTGTTCATTAGCCGTTTGTTGATCTAATTTAAAGTGCGTGAGGAGTTTGTGATATTCCTCAGGGCTTAGTATATTTTTAAATTCAGTTTCTAAGACATAATTCACATGCTCACCTCATTTCAAAGGTATTATAGCAATTTTTTCACAAATTTCCAATTATAAACCCTTTGTTCGAAAAATGACTCAAAATTTGTGAAAAAGAAAAATAAAATGAGTTTCCATAAAACTTGTGATAAACTGAGTAAGAATGAGAAGAGAAGTAGAAGGAAGGCAAAGGAGGATTGAGAAGATGCGGATTGCAGTGGTCAATAACGAAAAAGGATCGTCAGTCACCATCAGAAATCGTTTTTTGACAGCGATAGAAGGGACAGAAGTCGTGTATGATGAGAAGAATCCGGATATGATAGTCTCTATTGGAGGAGACGGCACCTTACTAGAAGCCTTTCATCGTTATGTCGATCGCTTGGACAAGGTACGCTTCATTGGTATTCATACTGGCCACTTAGGTTTTTATACTGATTGGCAAGTGGAAGAATTGGAAGATTTTATCCCCTTTCTCTTGAGCGATTCTGGAGAAAGTATTTCCTATCCTCTATTAGAGGTGCGTTTAGCCCATGAAGATGGAAAAGTAGAGAAGATGATTGCTTTGAATGAAGCCACTATTCGTCGGATTGAAGGGACCATGACTGGCGAAGTCTTTATTAAGGAGGACAAATTTGAACTCTTTAAGGGGGATGGTTTATGTATCTCAACGCCTACGGGATCCACTGGTTTGAATAAGTCTCTTGGGGGGGCTGTGGTGCATCCCCGATTAGATACTTTACAAATGACGGAGATCGCATCGCTCAATAACCGCGTCTATCGCACCTTATCAAGTCCCTTACTTATTGCGGGAGACGAATGGTTCCACGTTCGGTTGGATGATGCTTATTTAGAAGGCGTGATGATGACTTTGGATCATCTCAATTTTTCATTGAAAGGCGTTCGAGATATTGAGTTCCGTTTGGCTAAGGAACGGGTTCATTTTGCGAGGTATCGGCATATGCATTTTTGGAATCGGGTTGAAACCGCCTTTATCGGGTGGAAAGAATAGGAGAGACTATGTTATTTTTTTCTTGGGTGTGTGAGGAAGCCATGTCAGTGAGAACCTTCCTCAAAAGAAAGGGTGTGTCTAGAAAACAACTCGCAGACATCAAATACCGTCAGGGGTATATTCTGGTGAATAACAAGATTCGCCGGAGCCGACACCGCTTAGAAGTCGGAGACAAGGTGACGGTGGTCTACCCTCCAGAAGGCCTTCAAGACAGTATCCTTCCAGTTGCACATCCCTTAGAGATTCTCTATGAAGACCGAGACTACCTCATCATTAATAAACCCTCAGGCTACACTTCTATCCCCTCCTATGCCAAGGAGGAGCCTTGTATGGCCAACTTTGTCAAGGCCTATTACCAAGAGAAGGCCTACGACAACCAAGTCATCCATGTGGTGACTCGACTCGACCGTTATACCAGTGGAGCCATGCTTTTTGCCAAGCATAAGTACGCCCACTCTATGATGGATACTCTCATGCAGAAGGGAGGGCTCGATAAACGTTACTATGCCTACACTAAGGACCTTCTCCCCCAAAAGCATGGCGTGATCGAAGCCCCTATTGGAAGAAAGGAGGACTCTATTCTCGAACGTTGCGTTAGACCAGACGGCCAATACGCCAAGACAGAGTACTGGTGGTTACAAGACCTTGGCAAGTGCCAGCAGTATGAAGTGAAGCTCTACACCGGACGGACCCATCAGATTCGAGTTCACTTCGCCTACCTCGGCTCTCCCTTATGTGGCGATGATTTCTACAAGGGTAGCGTGGAGCCTGCTCTTCAAGGGCAAGCCCTCCACTGCCATCATCTCGTCTTCACCCAGCCGATCACTGGAGAGGTGGTCGATGTCGAAGCCCCTCTCTCTGAAGAACTCAGTCAGTGGCTTGATCTAAGGCAATAAGTTCTTAGCATTCATGCTGTGGATGTCTACGTAAGGAAGGAATTCCCTCTTGACAAACAGAGGGGATCCCCCTAGAATTTACTGGTGTAATAATCAATGGCGTGGGAAAGATAAGTATGCAAGAGAATTGGAATGAATCCTGATAGCAAAAGAGGATATTCAAATATTTATTGAAGATGGTCTACGAACGACTTGTCGTGAAGCTACTGAGCGATGAGTGGACGGGTAAACGATACCTTCCCCCTGTATGAGGATGCAGAGGAGACAGGCAGCCCCTGTAAAGTTAACACAGTAGGACGTCCTTATAGTATCTGATAGGTACTGTAAGGCTTTTTTTATGGGAAAGAATGGAGGACATGTCATGCCAATCAAAGTCAAGAAAAATTTACCCGCCTTAAAGAAATTAGCGGGAGAGAATATTTTTGTAATGGATGAACGCCGGGCGAAGATGCAAGACTTTCGTTCCTTGGAGATTTTAATTGTCAACCTTATGCCAACCAAGGAAGCAACAGAAGAACAGCTATTACGTTTACTCAGTAATTCTCCCCTTCAAGTCAATGTGACCTTCTTGCATATGTCTTCCTATAACGCCAAGCATACCTCCTCGGACCACCTCGAAGAGTTCTATCGAACCTTTCAAGATGTGAGTGAGAAGTTCTTCGATGGCATGATTATCACAGGCGCTCCAGTAGAACAGCGCCCCTTTGAAACGGTGGACTACTGGCCAGAATTAGTAGCTATTATGGAATGGAGCGAAGATCATGTCTTCTCCACTCTTCATATTTGCTGGGGAGCTCAAGCAGCGATGTATTATCATTTTGGCTTGGATAAGGTGGACCTCCCTCAGAAACTCTTTGGAGTCTACCGCCAACACATTAATAAACCGGAAGTTAGCCTGATGAGAGGTTTAGATGACGTCTTCTATATTCCCCACTCCCGCTATACAGAGATCCCTCGTGCAGCCATTGAAGCGACGAAAGACTTAGAAGTCTTGATTTCTTCTGAAGAAACAGGGGTCAGTGTGGCCCATACCAAAGACCAACGTTTTGTTTTCGTCTTTGGACATGTGGAGTATGATGCTGACACTCTCGCCAAAGAATATGAGCGGGATGTGAAAGAGGGCCTTCATCCACAGGTTCCAGTAAATTATTACCCGAAAGATGATCCCCGCCAGAAGCCTCTTCTTCGCTGGCGGTCCACTTCCAATATGCTCTTCACCAACTGGTTGAACTACTACGTCTATCAAGAAACACCATTTGTCATTGAACAGATCAGTCATTAGAGGTAGAGGGAAGAGCGGACAAGACACAGCGCATCCTTCGATGAAGAATACCAGCATCTAGGAATTCCTCAGAGATAACTTCAAAGCCAAACTTTTTATAAAAACCGATGGCATGGGTTTGGGCATCGAGGACGAGTTCTTGGTAGCCGTTTTTTGTGGCGCTTTTGAGGATAGCCTTTATGAGCCGCTGTCCGATGCCTTGCTTTCGATAAGCTTTCAAGACAGCAAAACGTTGAAGTTTGAGCGTGGAAGAAGTAAGTGGGAAGGTGCGGGCCGTTCCACAGGGGAAGCCGCGGTCATAGATAACGAAGTAGGTACAGCCTTCTTCGCTTTCGATCTCTTGAGATAAGGGGACGCCTTGCTCCTTAATAAAAACTTCTTGACGAATGGTGAGACTGTCGCCATAGAGAGAAGAGGTCAGATCGGTTGAATAATTAATCCGCATAAAATTTTCCTTTCTAGGGGCGCTTGGCGCTCCTTTTTGTTTATAGACTTTTTCCTATTATAACGTTTTCTTTCCATATATATGATTCTCTTTTTGAAAAAAATTCTATTATTTGATTCTCTTTTGAAAAAGAATCCTTTGAAGAAAGAGAGGAAAGCTTCGCTTTAGGCTTTCTTTTCTTAGGCTTTTATGGTAAGGTAAAAGATATAAATAATCATTGGGCGCTTGTTGCTCCTAAAAAGGTGAAGAGTTGTGGGAAGTTTGGTCACATGGGATGAAACTTTCCATTTTTTTTATCAGGGGATAGGCGTATAATGATACAAAGTGAGGAGGTGTTTCGATGGTGAATGAGACTTTAGCAGAAGTTCTGCAAAGTGATCAAGAAGTGGAAGCCATTCGTCAAGAGACGAAGGAAACGATTCAAACTTTAAAGCAAAAAAATCAAGCAGCTTTAACCCAAGCTGAACAATCCGCCAAGGAAGACTTTAAGGCTTTTGAAGAATCCCTGGCTAACCAACAAGCGCAAGCATTTGAACACTATAAAAAAGAAGCTCAATTAGCCCATCAGGCTCAATTAGATGAATTACGACAAAAGTTTAATCAACACAAACAAACAATGATTGACCAAACAGTAAAGGAGTTGCGTAAAGTATATGGCAATTGCTAAGATGCAGAAGATTTCATTAGTGGCTAAAAGCGAATACAAATCGGTTCTCCTGCATGTCTTGCAAGGCTTACAAGGGGTAGAGGTCAGTGACTTAACACAAGAAGACCCCTCTTCTCCTTCTTTAGAAAGTGGGGAGACTTACCAAGAGACTTATCGTTGGTACGAACGCTCAGAAGCTGTGTTGACTCTTCTCGCTCAATATGCCCCGACTAAGCCCTTGAAGGTTCGTCTCAAGCAAAAAAGGCCAACTTTGACCTTGAGTCAGCTTTACGACCAAGTCGATGAACAATCTATCAAGGCAGCAATTGAACGTTTAGAGTCTCTCTCCAAACAGAGAGAGGAGATTTTGGAGAAACGACAAAAGCTTGAGAAAAAGCAAGCTGAGATCGGACCATGGAAGGTTGTGACCTATTCTCCAAAAGTTCTTCAACAAGCCAGATATTTTACCGTTCAGTTAGGCTATCTTCCGAATGATCAGGACCACAGCTTTTACCAACAGTTGCAATCCATTGATTCGGTGAGTGTAGAGGAAGTTTTCTCCCATAAGGATCGGATGGGCTTAGTGGCCGTGATGCCAACTTCCCGTCAAGAAGAGATCCTTGAAGAGATGAAGGACGTTGGCTTTTCGCCTTTGGACTATCCTTATGAAGACAGTCCCGAGGCCGTCTATCAAGCCTTAGAAGACCAACGACTAGCCCTCCATCAAGAAGAGAAGACCCTGATTCAAACCTTGAAAGACTACACCAAAGACTTGACCGATTTTCAATTAGCCAGTGAAGCTTTCTATAATCAGAGTCAACGGCAGTTAGTGGAGGCCTTCTCCAAGGATACGCCTTACTTAACCTATATCAAAGCTTGGTTAACGGTGGAGGACCTTGAGCGAATAGCAAAGTGTTTGAACCAAGAAATTGGCGAAGATCACTATGCTTTAATCAAGGAAGAGATCAGCCAAGAAGAAATTGACCAAGATGAAGTACCAATTAAGTTAGAGAATAAGAGCTGGATCAAGCCTTTTGAGCCGATCACGCTTATGTACACCACTCCGAATTATCGGGAAGCAGATCCGACACCCTTCGTGATGCCTTTCTATATGATCTTCTTCGGAATGATGATGGGAGACCTGGGGTATGGACTTTTGCTCTGGCTAGGGACCACTTTGGCCTTGCAGTTCTTAGACCTCGATGACAAGATGCGCCAAAATCTTAAGCTCGGGCATCTCTTAAGTTACCCGACTATGATTGTGGGAATCTGTTACGGGTCTTTCTTCGGGGTGACCTTACCTTGCCAAATGATTGATCCGATGAGTCAAGCCATGGAATTGATGATTATTTCTATGGGCTTAGGTTTCGTTCATTTGACAGTCGGTCTCTTGATTAAGACGGTCACCGAATGGAAGAGACGGAACTTCGAAGACATGTATAATGACGGAGCAGGTTGGCTCCTTCTCTTCTTAGGAGGCGTGCTGATCTTACTGGCTAAGGGACTAGAAATGCCTGTCTTAGCTTCTCTTGGAAAAGGGATCGCCATTGCCGCTGCCTTGGGGATTGTCTTTGTCCCTGTGATTTACAACAAGCGGCGGATGGTAGGTTTTGTGAGCGGCCTGTACAACTTGTATGGCGTCAGTTCCTTTATCGGGGATTTCGTTTCGTACTCTCGCTTAATGGCTCTCGGTCTATCCGGAGGGAGCATCGCCATGGCCTTTAACACGATGATTGGCCAGATGCCCCCTCTCGCCAAATTCACGATTGGAATTGTTCTCTTGGGATTGATTCATGTCTTCAACATGTTCCTCTCCCTCTTGAGTGCCTATGTTCACGGGTTACGGTTAACCTTTGTGGAATTCTTCGGCAAGTTCGTCGAAGGCGGCGGCAAGCTCTTCCAACCGATTCTTATCTTACAAAAATATGCGCATATCACAACGATAGATAAAAACGTAAAATAATGGAGGTATTATATTCATGCAAAATTGGTTAGAATTTTTTGTACAACACGGTGGTGCAGTCTTCGCTTATTTAGGAGCTGCAGTAGCAGTTTTCCTATCAGGAATTGGTTCAGCCAAAGGGGTCGGTGAGACAGGGTCTGCAGCTGCTGCCTTAATTAAGGACCAACCTGAAAAATTTGTGTCCGCTTTGATTTTACAATTACTCCCAGGGACCCAAGGACTTTATGGATTCATGGTAGGTATGGCGATCTTCATGAAAGTTACACCATCCTTAACCTTTGAACAAGGGGTGATGTATCTCTTTGCAGCTCTTCCAGTAGGGATTGTGGGCTTAGTTTCTGCCAAATACCAAGGTCAAGTTTCTACTTCTTCTCTTCAAATTTTAGCTAAACGTCCTGAAAATAACGTGAACGGGATCATCTTGGCTGTTATGGTTGAAACCTACGCCATCTTATCCTTAGTCATCTCTTTAATGATGGTTAATGCGGTACACTAATACCTTGAGAGGAGGACGGATATGGCAACGATAAAACAATTAAAAGAAGAAGTGTTTGAGCAAGTCCGTTCAGAAGGCACTCAAGCCATTCAAACCGCTAAAGAAGAGTTGGGCCAAGCCCTTACTTCTAAGCAAGAAAGCCTCAAAGAAGCCTACGCCAAGCAAAAGCAAGTCGCCAAAGAACGCTCAGAGGCTGAGTTAGAACGCAAGAAACAAAGTTATACGAACCAACTCAATCAAGAGCTTTTAAGAGCCAAACAAGATCTCTTCCAAGAAGTCTTCCAAGAAGCTATTCAGTCCATGACTCAGTTTTCGAGTGAAGAATTTGAAGAATTAGTCGACCAATCTCTCCAAGCCATAGAGGCCGGAGAGGGGACCTGTGTGGGAATTGGGGAAGAGAGCCAATCCCAGTGGAGTGCTGAATCAAAGGCTCGCCTCCAATCCAAGTACCCACAGGTTGAATTTCAATCGACCTTCTTGAAGAATCACGGTGGGTTTGTCTTACAAGAAGCCACCATGGATTA includes the following:
- a CDS encoding CYTH domain-containing protein; this translates as MNYVLETEFKNILSPEEYHKLLTHFKLDQQTANEQNNLYFDTASGQLKEAHAALRLRLTPSYAHLTFKQKFNSAQSKEVTDSLPLPLGQTIWQTGQLEIGPHVQEVLVELGIEPADLQILGRFHTKRLSGEWQGKTLVLDACHFPHFNDFELEMESPDSLEEAEKAFHRFLSTYHIPRRPSKQKVARMLLSDALYSFKTQSLKKGGRE
- a CDS encoding NAD kinase, whose amino-acid sequence is MRIAVVNNEKGSSVTIRNRFLTAIEGTEVVYDEKNPDMIVSIGGDGTLLEAFHRYVDRLDKVRFIGIHTGHLGFYTDWQVEELEDFIPFLLSDSGESISYPLLEVRLAHEDGKVEKMIALNEATIRRIEGTMTGEVFIKEDKFELFKGDGLCISTPTGSTGLNKSLGGAVVHPRLDTLQMTEIASLNNRVYRTLSSPLLIAGDEWFHVRLDDAYLEGVMMTLDHLNFSLKGVRDIEFRLAKERVHFARYRHMHFWNRVETAFIGWKE
- a CDS encoding RluA family pseudouridine synthase — translated: MLFFSWVCEEAMSVRTFLKRKGVSRKQLADIKYRQGYILVNNKIRRSRHRLEVGDKVTVVYPPEGLQDSILPVAHPLEILYEDRDYLIINKPSGYTSIPSYAKEEPCMANFVKAYYQEKAYDNQVIHVVTRLDRYTSGAMLFAKHKYAHSMMDTLMQKGGLDKRYYAYTKDLLPQKHGVIEAPIGRKEDSILERCVRPDGQYAKTEYWWLQDLGKCQQYEVKLYTGRTHQIRVHFAYLGSPLCGDDFYKGSVEPALQGQALHCHHLVFTQPITGEVVDVEAPLSEELSQWLDLRQ
- the metA gene encoding homoserine O-acetyltransferase MetA, translating into MPIKVKKNLPALKKLAGENIFVMDERRAKMQDFRSLEILIVNLMPTKEATEEQLLRLLSNSPLQVNVTFLHMSSYNAKHTSSDHLEEFYRTFQDVSEKFFDGMIITGAPVEQRPFETVDYWPELVAIMEWSEDHVFSTLHICWGAQAAMYYHFGLDKVDLPQKLFGVYRQHINKPEVSLMRGLDDVFYIPHSRYTEIPRAAIEATKDLEVLISSEETGVSVAHTKDQRFVFVFGHVEYDADTLAKEYERDVKEGLHPQVPVNYYPKDDPRQKPLLRWRSTSNMLFTNWLNYYVYQETPFVIEQISH
- a CDS encoding GNAT family N-acetyltransferase, encoding MRINYSTDLTSSLYGDSLTIRQEVFIKEQGVPLSQEIESEEGCTYFVIYDRGFPCGTARTFPLTSSTLKLQRFAVLKAYRKQGIGQRLIKAILKSATKNGYQELVLDAQTHAIGFYKKFGFEVISEEFLDAGILHRRMRCVLSALPSTSND
- a CDS encoding V-type ATP synthase subunit I, whose translation is MAIAKMQKISLVAKSEYKSVLLHVLQGLQGVEVSDLTQEDPSSPSLESGETYQETYRWYERSEAVLTLLAQYAPTKPLKVRLKQKRPTLTLSQLYDQVDEQSIKAAIERLESLSKQREEILEKRQKLEKKQAEIGPWKVVTYSPKVLQQARYFTVQLGYLPNDQDHSFYQQLQSIDSVSVEEVFSHKDRMGLVAVMPTSRQEEILEEMKDVGFSPLDYPYEDSPEAVYQALEDQRLALHQEEKTLIQTLKDYTKDLTDFQLASEAFYNQSQRQLVEAFSKDTPYLTYIKAWLTVEDLERIAKCLNQEIGEDHYALIKEEISQEEIDQDEVPIKLENKSWIKPFEPITLMYTTPNYREADPTPFVMPFYMIFFGMMMGDLGYGLLLWLGTTLALQFLDLDDKMRQNLKLGHLLSYPTMIVGICYGSFFGVTLPCQMIDPMSQAMELMIISMGLGFVHLTVGLLIKTVTEWKRRNFEDMYNDGAGWLLLFLGGVLILLAKGLEMPVLASLGKGIAIAAALGIVFVPVIYNKRRMVGFVSGLYNLYGVSSFIGDFVSYSRLMALGLSGGSIAMAFNTMIGQMPPLAKFTIGIVLLGLIHVFNMFLSLLSAYVHGLRLTFVEFFGKFVEGGGKLFQPILILQKYAHITTIDKNVK
- a CDS encoding V-type ATP synthase subunit K, with the translated sequence MQNWLEFFVQHGGAVFAYLGAAVAVFLSGIGSAKGVGETGSAAAALIKDQPEKFVSALILQLLPGTQGLYGFMVGMAIFMKVTPSLTFEQGVMYLFAALPVGIVGLVSAKYQGQVSTSSLQILAKRPENNVNGIILAVMVETYAILSLVISLMMVNAVH